The DNA window CGTGCCAGGCCTTTGCCGCATgtcgaaaaaaaaattgatataacaGAATGTGCACTTGTTGCTGTTTTCTAGCAACAAGAGAATTTTGATCACTAGATCAGAATTTGAAACTAGCATTTAACAAAGTTAATTGAGCTTTTCATGTGCCAATAAACGACAGCGTTATgcgaatattttttataacccaTTACCAAGTTAAGAATATAGGAGATAGACTCGTGTTATTCCAAGACAATTCatcagttttatttatttatttatacagtGATATTTTATATGCATAAAAACCCCTCTTGATGATATTTATTACctccatgaaaaagaaaattcttgtTGCTATATGTCATTTATTTGGTATATATAGAAAACAACCACCAAAAACACCCTAAAAAAACTGagtgttttaaaataaagacaaaaaaagtaattgcttaattaaaactttattatctCATTAAATCATGTTGGCCAATCTTGAGCCCTCTTAAATTGGCCTTTACCTTGcatgtattttgaattaaattgtatGAGAGTTGaactaatttgatttaattaatattgccaACACGGCTTAACCTGTCAAATATTGCCTGTTTTGGGTCTTATTGCCactataaatttgtttttagtaaTCACGCATGGGCTCAAAACACATCTGACAAGTCAGCAATCATCATTATTAACAAAGTCAGTTATTAAATCTTTACCCGTCGATGTGAGATATTATAATTCATCTTTCTTGAGGagtctgtcaacctcgtagaataaaagatagaaaaaaatattgaaaaataagataggaaaataaggtaaaatatgaattaattaattaattaggaaatataacaaaaaaaaaataataaaataagaatgaTTGACCCATATAAAAGTattgaaaataacatgaaaCTGATGCGAGGACTACATTATAAataaatctcaaaatataagatCAATCATATATTTTCCCAAACCAGAAGgattaaataattagttttacaGGGTCTAACTTAGAATATACGCTTATTTGCACACATCAATTTACAGTCCCGACTCCCGACggatttaattgagtttttagtGGATAATTTGGATCTCCTCGGATAATTAAACACAGCACTTGCCAGTTGCCAGCTCACTCTCTTTTCCCTTCACCTCCTATTCACAACCCGTTACGTCTCCAGATCACCGACCGACCGACGCTCGCTAGCTCACTCTCGCGCCTGTGCGAGCCTAGCTCGCTGTATTCTTAGATCCCAAAGAAACCACCACCCTCGCCACCACAACGCCATCACCACCACCGCACCAATCAATCATGAAACCGCTCATCAACACAGATTTCATTAAAACCCCACAAATCCTCAAAATCACAGCCTTCGCTTTAATTTCAAtcacttttttctatttaggcAAACACTGGTCCAACAGTGGCTACCAACAACTCCTCTTCTTCTCCACACCACAAAACTCCATTTCCATCTCTCCTAACAACGACAAGTCGTTCAACATCACCTCTCTAATTCCCCTAATCCAATCCGATCACCCCCCTACAGAACAAGCCATAACCCCGACTCCACCCTCCATTTACCCACCTCCCGATGAATCTCCACTGTCCAATCCCAACCGGACGTTTGGGATCATTGATTCGGATGGAAAAATGACTGATGATTTCGAGGTTGGAGAGTTTGATCCGGATATTGCGGAGAATTGGGGGAATGAGACTGGAATTGAGAGTGCAAGTACGAATTTCAAGGTTAGGGTTAGGAAATATGAGTTGTGTCCAGGGAGCATGAGAGAGTATATACCGTGTTTGGATAATGTGGAGGCTATTAAGAGGTTGAAATTGACGGAGAAAGGGGAGAGATTCGAAAGGCACTGTCCAGAGAAGGGGAAGGGACTGAATTGCTTGGTTCCTCCCCCTAAAGGATACCGGCAGCCGATTCCATGGCCGCGGAGTCGTGATGAGGTATTGGGATCGAAGTGGGGTTTATTTTGTTGTAGAGAATGGAGAGGATAAGAAAAGAAACTATAAATTTATCACTAGAATTTGCCTGGATCAttcttccatgtttttttttgacaatgggggaaatggaagagaattaattctttttactttttatgaatTTAGCTCGAGTGAACAAGTAGTTATTTAGGGTTTCTCCACTTTTCTTCACATAAATTTCATTACATCAGgaataaattttgtttatgttgtcATGAGCTGTGTGAAATATCTGGaatatggttttgttttttcgtTTGTGATTTACTTTACTGCATTTGCCGATTCAAGGTAGTCAGTCTGTTCTGGGGGTTTTGTTTGCAAATACTgttcgtttttttattttagcttatTTTTTCGTTTGagattcttaattaaaattccATTTTCATACAGGTATGGTATAGCAATGTTCCTCATACACGATTAGTTGATGACAAAGGGGGGCAGAACTGGATTtctaaagagaaagagaagtttAAGTTCCCCGGAGGTGGTACACAGTTCATACACGGGGCAGATAAATATTTGGATCAGATTGCTCAGGtatgttatttttatcagtAGTCTTGGGAAGGAAAGATATGCGTAGCCtgtttatttgttgtttaaCATCTCATTGGCTATGTGTAGATGGTCCCAGATATTACATTTGGTCATCATACTCGAATGATTCTAGATGTTGGATGTGGCGTGGCAAGTTTTGGTGCCTATTCACTATCACGGAATGTTATGACCATGTCTATTGCTCCCAAAGATGTTCACGAGAATCAGATTCAATTTGCTCTTGAGCGTGGTGTACCTGCAATGGTGGCTGCATTTGCTACTCACCGTCTACTATATCCGAGTCAAGCATTTGAATTGATACATTGTTCAAGATGCAGAATCAATTGGACTCGTGATGGTAAGACTCTCCTGTTTTGTCTAGTTTTGATCACAAAACTATTGGAAAAAATTTTAGTTACATGTTTGCCTCTTGCCAATAGAAATCTAAAAATAGATGGCAGTTTTATATGCTCTTGCTCTGCACTTCTCTAACTGTGTGATGTATTCCCATTCCCTTGCCATTTCATTTCCCTTCAGCCCAGTTGTGTGAGATTATTATGTGCTAATGAACGTTTCATGATTCAAGGTTCTGCAGCTTAGTAAATTTGCAATTTTTGCCTTCACCCTGATGGATTCATGTTTCTGGCATCTCTTATGATAATCTCTCATTTTTTCCTAACACCATCATGAAGATGGAATTTTGCTCCTTGAGGTCAATAGAATGCTCCGGGCAGGAGGATACTTTGCTTGGGCAGCACAACCAGTTTATAAGCATGAACAAGTATTAGAGGAACAGTGGGCAGGTATCCATTCAGTTTCTCATTGAGACATTGCCAGTTAAATAATCAAAGGTTTTGCATTCTTAATTACTTGTTTTGTTGCCCTTCAGTTAATCCACacatgaattttgttttctccaGTTCAGTTCCAGTAATCTAAATGTACCAAATTAATTTAGCATTTGACTTAATGTGACAATGGCTAGTTATCCTTGAATAATGGACTTATCCATTCAAAAAATCCAGCATATCAACCTCACAGAGAAATATGTGGAATGCTTGGaactaaattattaaagattGGTTAAATGATGCTGGTCCACGTATTGATTGAACCAGTTTATTAGCTATGCTGTGCTCTCCTGCCATTGATAGGTTGTTACATCACCGTATTTAATGTGTCTTTCTATATATTCAGAGATGCTTAACCTTACCACACATCTTTGCTGGGAGCTTGTTAAGAAGGAGGGATATATTGCAATATGGAGAAAACCTCTAAACAACGGCTGCTACCTAAGCCGTGACACAGGAGCAATACCTCCATTGTGTGATCCAGATGATGATCCTGATAATGTTTGGTAAACTTGCTTTGCTTTTTACTGTTCGATTGGTTTTCATGGGTCATGGCTTATAAAATGACCTTTTCTAGCTTTGCTGGAAAGGTAGAAACTGATAGTAGAATGAAAAAGACTcgagaaaaggaaagcaaataTTTTCtggattaaaaaattgatggaaAAGTAGAAAATCTAAACTTGCAATTCTCATTTGGAATGCAATTTTCAGTGgtctacaatatttttattatcttcgTTTCCTTTATGTGGGAGGAATTTTATTGGAAAGGTGTCCATATGTACTTGTatattcttcttctcctttccctCGGCCCTTGAGGAGCTAGCTTCCTTTATTATCTTAACAGCAATGTTTAACCTTGTATACACTTCTTTATCAAGCACTCAGAGCAAGTTTCTATGGAGGAGTTGCTTGCAATTGTTTATCATCTTTGGACTTTGCGCACTTCTttgttcaaacaaaaaaaaccctggTAATCTCTTCCATGAAACCAATCCCCTGCAATTCTCtcttttaaacaataaaattgttaatatgTACAGGATTaactaaaatatgaaattggAAAAGGTTCTGCAATGCTTTTCTGTTGAAGCTCTTCTGCCACTTTTTTACTAGGGACGTGCTATTCACCATTGGAAGAAGTTTCAAATGCTCATTATTTGACTTAGATGGCTAgcttatgatttctcttgtcatGTAAATTTGGTATTGTGTTCTATTGTAGGGACAATTTTGCCATTTAGGTGATTAAAAGATTTAGGAGTACAGGAGCTTTTTTAGGAGTGTAAATGACACATCCCTCTAGAAAATAGAACATTCATTTCCTGTCCCATAAGACTTCTCTCctgttttttcatcaaatacactaaaaggaagaagaaagatgatttGATGCCATCTAAAAAAAGGTGATTCGGCGTTTTGAGTGAAAAGTTGAGGTAAGGTAAGCAGGCATGTTTCTCCCTTTCCAGCTTGTTGtcttcatttcttctttctGAATGACATAACTCAGCCTTAACTGCTGCTGCTTGATTTCTGACTTGGATAGTTGCCTATAGTGTTTGGTTGTCTCTAACTGCAATGGTAGACTTGCAATTAGTTTGGTTGTTGTCGGTAGATGTAATTTACTTGTCGTGAATCATAGTTGTAAAATTCTTATGTTTTATTCTTTGGGCTGGGGGGGATTAATGTTGGCAAAAAGTCAGTGAAGACATGTTTAGAACTGTTACGTTTTCTTGATAGGTTACGTATTTAGAATTGTTAGCTGAGTTCCCTGGGCCCACCTGTCAGGGTATCTGCTGTTGAGACATTGATACAGAATTTTATAAAGGCTTTCATGCATCTAATGTTAATTTGCTGATTCTTCTTTGAGCTTTGTACTTGTCATCTGTTATAGCTTTCTTTGCACAATGTTGTTAGGTATGTTGATCTGAAGGCATGCATTAGTCGACTTCCAGAGAATGGATATGGAGCAAATGTTCCCACATGGCCTTCTCGTTTGCACACTCCACCTGATAGACTCCAGAGCATACAATATGAATCATACATTGCCAGAAAAGAGCTATTAAAGGCAGAAAGTAAGTTTTGGTCCGAAACAATAGCTGGCTATGTCCGTGCTTGGCATTGGAAGAAGTTTAAACTTAGAAATGTGATGGACATGAAAGCTGGCTTTGGAGGGTATCCTATTTGCAATTC is part of the Populus alba chromosome 10, ASM523922v2, whole genome shotgun sequence genome and encodes:
- the LOC118059681 gene encoding probable methyltransferase PMT11 isoform X1, with translation MKPLINTDFIKTPQILKITAFALISITFFYLGKHWSNSGYQQLLFFSTPQNSISISPNNDKSFNITSLIPLIQSDHPPTEQAITPTPPSIYPPPDESPLSNPNRTFGIIDSDGKMTDDFEVGEFDPDIAENWGNETGIESASTNFKVRVRKYELCPGSMREYIPCLDNVEAIKRLKLTEKGERFERHCPEKGKGLNCLVPPPKGYRQPIPWPRSRDEVWYSNVPHTRLVDDKGGQNWISKEKEKFKFPGGGTQFIHGADKYLDQIAQMVPDITFGHHTRMILDVGCGVASFGAYSLSRNVMTMSIAPKDVHENQIQFALERGVPAMVAAFATHRLLYPSQAFELIHCSRCRINWTRDDGILLLEVNRMLRAGGYFAWAAQPVYKHEQVLEEQWAEMLNLTTHLCWELVKKEGYIAIWRKPLNNGCYLSRDTGAIPPLCDPDDDPDNVWYVDLKACISRLPENGYGANVPTWPSRLHTPPDRLQSIQYESYIARKELLKAESKFWSETIAGYVRAWHWKKFKLRNVMDMKAGFGGYPICNSSHLALFQYKVVLLCHINALIVDFVRFAAALIDQGFDCWVLNVVPVSGSNTLPVLYDRGLLGVMHDWCEPFDTYPRTYDLLHAAGLFSVERKRCNMSTIMLEMDRILRPGGRVYIRDSLDVMDELLQIAKAMGWQATLRDTSEGPHASYRILTCDKRLLRP
- the LOC118059681 gene encoding probable methyltransferase PMT11 isoform X2 translates to MKPLINTDFIKTPQILKITAFALISITFFYLGKHWSNSGYQQLLFFSTPQNSISISPNNDKSFNITSLIPLIQSDHPPTEQAITPTPPSIYPPPDESPLSNPNRTFGIIDSDGKMTDDFEVGEFDPDIAENWGNETGIESASTNFKVRVRKYELCPGSMREYIPCLDNVEAIKRLKLTEKGERFERHCPEKGKGLNCLVPPPKGYRQPIPWPRSRDEVWYSNVPHTRLVDDKGGQNWISKEKEKFKFPGGGTQFIHGADKYLDQIAQMVPDITFGHHTRMILDVGCGVASFGAYSLSRNVMTMSIAPKDVHENQIQFALERGVPAMVAAFATHRLLYPSQAFELIHCSRCRINWTRDDGILLLEVNRMLRAGGYFAWAAQPVYKHEQVLEEQWAEMLNLTTHLCWELVKKEGYIAIWRKPLNNGCYLSRDTGAIPPLCDPDDDPDNVWYVDLKACISRLPENGYGANVPTWPSRLHTPPDRLQSIQYESYIARKELLKAESKFWSETIAGYVRAWHWKKFKLRNVMDMKAGFGGFAAALIDQGFDCWVLNVVPVSGSNTLPVLYDRGLLGVMHDWCEPFDTYPRTYDLLHAAGLFSVERKRCNMSTIMLEMDRILRPGGRVYIRDSLDVMDELLQIAKAMGWQATLRDTSEGPHASYRILTCDKRLLRP